The genomic interval ATTCTATATCTTCAGCTGGTAAATAATCTCCTAACAGACCTTGTACTTCGGTGAGCAAAGCCTCTCCTTTTTTAGTCCGGAATTCGGGATTTTTATAAAAGGCGTTTAGGTACTGTACCTTTATAAGTCCGGTTTTGGTAACAGCCAGCTCTTTTACTTCTACGACAAGCTCCGAAGATTTATTATTATCGGTAACCACCGTTTTATACATACCTTTGTTGCCTGCATCGAAAATAGCCGCACTTTTTTCATTCACGTCTTTAATAGCTTTTCGCAAACGCTTGTTTGGTTTTATTTTATGGCCATACATATACCCGGCCACAAACGCTATAAATATTGCTAAGTAAATTGTCATATATCTGTTTATTTGAGAATGAGTAGTTAGTAACCGAATATACGTGAGAACACGTGTAATATACGAGTAAAATATGATAGCCGGTTCGTGAACAAATCCGACTATAGCTTTTTCTGATTTAAGATTTAATGCGCATAGTTAATAATAATGAATTTAGGAGGTAAACAGAAAATTATAAGTAAATATTCATATTGTGCTATAAAAATTAAGGAGAAAAGTGTTTATATCTGAAGAAAAAGGTTGGCCTGAGCTATTTTACATCTGATAAAACCCCAAAATAACCACTAACTTAACAAGCTTTAACGCTAATAAAATTTATTATTCCCGTTAATCCTGAGTAATAGCCATGAGAATGAAACTATTCTGCCCTTGTCCAGAAATCAGTTCTGCCAATGATTGAAATTCCAACAAATCCCCGAACATCCAGGTTGTTTTTATCAGTTAAAGTCATTTTACAGGAATAGGTCTTTCCACTCTTAGGGTCATAAATTTCTCCATCTACCCATACATTATCTTCATCATACGTAAAGCCTCTCATCAGATTCATGCCAAGAATAAGCCTTGTCCTGAGTTTCTCATCCGGATTGTTTTTATCTATTTTGGGCTTACCATTTTCTGCAAGCGGCTCTTTCAGCCAGATGATTTTACCGCAATAGCGGCTATCACATTTATATATTTCTATCTTACTTTCTTTAGAGCCATTATACCACACACCCACTACAGCATCTGCCTCTTTTTGGGCAAATATAAAGGCAGGACAAAGCAGCAAAAAACCGGAAAAAAGCAGCCAGATATATTTTTGTTGAGGTACCATGTAATCAAATAATTCTGTATTGATGGACGGATAAGCGAAGCAAATATTTTTATCTTTTCATTTAAGCCATGCTTTTGCTCATGCTCAATTATTTGGTATGATAAGACAATATTGTAGAATGAAAAGAGGTAATTAGATACTATTTTATAGTAATTATACACAGTTTCGTAGTAATTACTTTATTATTTTATCATAAAAGTATATCAAATCAAATCAACCATTATTCTGAAATAGTTATTAAAAATAAAATACATGTAAAAAACTATCTAAACATATAAAATACCTGTATACATGATGTTTTTATTTTCTTTGATAAGTAAAAAGAGAAGTATTATATATTAATTACTGCATCAATTACAGAATGCTCTATAAATTGATCAGATAATTCTGTTTACAGAAGCTGAAAACTATTTTATATTCTAGCAAGTTTTTACTAAAAGTATTTAATTCATTATTTGATATTGATAACATCTGTCTCAGGAGTATTTATATATTCATTTTTAGGTCAAAGTTTACATTTATTACCCCAAAGAGCTATATACTGGGCTGAAACTAAAACCCTGATTGTAGCAGATGTACACGTGGGAAAAATAAATCATTTCAGAAAGGCGGGTATTGCCATTCCACAGATAGCAGGTGAAACAGATTATAAAGCACTTGATGCTATTTTGAATACTTTTCCGGTAGACCGGGTACTTATTTTAGGAGATTTATTTCACAGCACTTACAATGAAGCAGTTGTTGATTTCTCCACCTGGAGAAAAAAATATTCCCAAACAGAATTTACTTTAATAAAAGGCAATCATGATATATTAAAAGATTCTTTTTATAGTGCAGCTTCATTAAAAATATACGAACATACTTTAATTGAACATCCTTTTATATTTTCTCACATTCCGCTGGAAGAAAATAGTACTTATTATAATTTATCAGGACATATTCATCCGGCAGTCCGCCTGGTAGGAAAAGCAAAACAGAGTATAGTATTGCCATGTTTTTATTTTAGACAAAAAAATGGCATTCTTCCGGCTTTTAGTACGTTTACCGGGAAAGCACTTCTCATTCCAGCAACAGCAGATACAGTATTTGTTATTGCCAATCAGTTCGTTCGCCCGCTTACAAGCGCTTTATAAGTATTTATCTGATTAATTTCTTCTTTAAAAGCAAACTGACGGCTAGAAATTAAAGTATAAGAAATAAAAAAATAATATGCGACCTTACATAATAGATATCTCTGACGGGGTATTTAATTTGGTAAATTGCGTTTTAATCTGTTAACTTGAGATAGTTATCCAGGTACACAACTCGTTTTTTGTCAAAATTACTAAAGAAGTGTTGCAAAAACTGGTTACTAATTTTTAAGTATTAGTATTAAACTCTAAAGCTCAGCTTTTACGAATGAAGGATAGTGAGATACTTGAAAGGATTCAGCAGGGGGATGAGAGTGCGTTAGATTACCTTTACAAGAAGAATTTCAAGATGATGACCAAATTGGTTATCAATAACAGCGGCACCGAAGACGAGGCTAAGGATATATATCAGGATGCACTCATTGTTTTCTGGCAGAAAGCCGTGAGTGGAAACCTTATTTTATCTTCTAAGATAAGCACTTTTTTATACAGCATTTGTCAAAATCTGTGGAGAAAAGAACTCGAACGCAAAAGTAAGTTGAGCAGCGAAGAAAAAGATGGCTCGGAAATTAACGATATTGACCGAAGAGAGAGAATCGAGATTATTAACAGGTCCATTCACCAGCTGGGAGATACTTG from Rhodocytophaga rosea carries:
- a CDS encoding DUF2147 domain-containing protein is translated as MVPQQKYIWLLFSGFLLLCPAFIFAQKEADAVVGVWYNGSKESKIEIYKCDSRYCGKIIWLKEPLAENGKPKIDKNNPDEKLRTRLILGMNLMRGFTYDEDNVWVDGEIYDPKSGKTYSCKMTLTDKNNLDVRGFVGISIIGRTDFWTRAE
- the pdeM gene encoding ligase-associated DNA damage response endonuclease PdeM yields the protein MITSVSGVFIYSFLGQSLHLLPQRAIYWAETKTLIVADVHVGKINHFRKAGIAIPQIAGETDYKALDAILNTFPVDRVLILGDLFHSTYNEAVVDFSTWRKKYSQTEFTLIKGNHDILKDSFYSAASLKIYEHTLIEHPFIFSHIPLEENSTYYNLSGHIHPAVRLVGKAKQSIVLPCFYFRQKNGILPAFSTFTGKALLIPATADTVFVIANQFVRPLTSAL
- a CDS encoding RNA polymerase sigma factor, producing MKDSEILERIQQGDESALDYLYKKNFKMMTKLVINNSGTEDEAKDIYQDALIVFWQKAVSGNLILSSKISTFLYSICQNLWRKELERKSKLSSEEKDGSEINDIDRRERIEIINRSIHQLGDTCRKILTYYYFDNMSMNDIAEKMGFANADTAKTKKYKCKKELDELIKSKYKASDFLD